In the Oncorhynchus keta strain PuntledgeMale-10-30-2019 chromosome 14, Oket_V2, whole genome shotgun sequence genome, one interval contains:
- the LOC118392846 gene encoding zinc finger protein 771-like: MSKLQLLNVILKEKLTSVPLEISVAVQKTMAEYLEEIIRLKRANARLRKLLDLVFKPEIKLHRVAVLQQLSLTEEEINPEQQEWNPGLGPVESDAEESIWDSFNIITEENQTESDGESYGESELTSDYEPPSEVNADGDNSGSHKGKRDGVEKRISLSGLKPLQSKRRRGRPRKETSELPDLICDVCGKCLANERSLKRHRQSRHSKDRPYMCDTCGHCFAMNCSLRRHMKIHMEERQHGCTECGKRFFHKKSLKNHMDTHKGLVFKCDFCGKCVTTKASLKLHRRIHTGEKSHPCKECDKAFYRESDLIKHTRTHTGEKPFRCKECGRCFVEKGTLTKHMMTHTEEKPHRCNKCGRCFGLKGNLTVHMRTHTGEGVHCHMCGTHLKLASSLKRHLQTHRRNINNNSLSPGSQSKCTSSSIPWCLPTEQQGELPLPTFRLCSNPTPQSEHSILPPLVSWPPHPYVAHPSL, from the exons ATGTCTAAACTACAGCTGCTTAATGTGATTCTCAAAGAAAAATTAACTTCAGTCCCTTTGGAGATATCAGTGGCAGTCCAAAAAACGATGGCAGAGTACCTAGAAGAAATCATCCGTTTGAAACGGGCGAATGCACGTCTACGAAAACTGCTGGATTTGGTTTTTAAACCAGAGATAAAGTTGCATAGAGTAGCAG tcctccagcaGCTCAGTCTCACTGAAGAGGAGATTAACCCAGAGCAGCAGGAATGGAACCCTGGTCTGGGTCCAGTGGAGTCTGATGCAGAAGAGTCTATATGGGACTCTTTCAACATCATAACTGAAGAGAACCAAACAGAATCTGATGGCGAGAGCTACGGTGAGTCCGAATTAACCAGTGATTATGAGCCCCCCTCTGAAGTAAATGCAGACGGTGACAACAGTGGAAGTCATAAAGGAAAAAGGGATGGAGTGGAGAAGAGAATATCACTGTCAGGTTTAAAGCCTCTTCAATCAAAGCGAAGAAGAGGTCGGCCAAGAAAAGAAACCAGTGAGTTGCCTGATCTGATATGTGACGTGTGCGGGAAATGCTTGGCTAATGAGCGTAGTCTGAAAAGGCATCGGCAAAGCCGGCACAGTAAAGACAGACCGTACATGTGTGACACATGTGGACACTGTTTTGCCATGAACTGCTCCCTGAGGAGGCACATGAAGATTCACATGGAGGAGAGACAACATGGCTGCACCGAATGTGGCAAGCGTTTTTTTCACAAGAAAAGCCTGAAAAATCACATGGATACTCATAAAGGGCTAGTTTTTAAATGTGATTTTTGTGGAAAATGTGTGACGACAAAAGCAAGTCTGAAACTGCATCGGCGAATTCACACTGGGGAGAAATCGCATCCGTGCAAAGAATGTGACAAAGCCTTCTACCGTGAGTCAGACTTGATAAAGCACACGAGAACTCACACTGGGGAGAAACCGTTCCGGTGCAAAGAATGTGGCAGATGCTTCGTGGAGAAGGGAACGCTGACAAAGCATATGATGACTCACACAGAGGAGAAACCACATCGCTGCAACAAATGTGGCAGATGCTTCGGTCTGAAGGGAAACCTGACAGTGCATATGAGGACCCACACAGGGGAGGGGGTTCACTGTCATATGTGTGGAACTCACTTGAAATTAGCATCAAGTCTGAAAAGACATCTACAAACTCACAGAAGGAATATTAACAATAACTCACTCTCCCCTGGTTCCCAGTCGAAGTGTACATCCTCTTCAataccatggtgcttgcctacagagcAACAaggggaactgcccctccctaccttcaggctatgctcaaaccctacaccccaatcCGAGCATtccattctgccacctctggtctcttggcccccCCATCCCTATGTGGCCCACCCATCCCTATGA